One Staphylococcus simiae genomic region harbors:
- a CDS encoding 5'-nucleotidase, lipoprotein e(P4) family — protein sequence MSKLTKSVAAIGLSVAVTMSAPIATHSTALAKSSDEIEQTQHTKQTTSTEQVNLGKENTMAVAWYQNSAEAKALYLQGYNSAKVQLDKEIKKNKGKHKLAIALDLDETVLDNSPFQGYASVHNKAFPAGWHEWVQSAQAKPVYGAKEFLKYADDKGVDIYYISDRDKDKDLKATQRNLKKEGIPQAKKSHILLKGKDDKSKEPRRQQVEKHHKLVMLFGDNLLDFTDPKEATAQSREDLINKHKDDFGKKYIIFPNPMYGSWESTIYNNNSKLTDQQKDKLRTQSIKQFDPETGKVK from the coding sequence ATGAGTAAATTAACAAAATCAGTTGCGGCAATCGGTTTATCCGTAGCTGTAACAATGTCAGCGCCTATCGCGACACATTCAACGGCATTGGCAAAAAGTTCCGATGAAATAGAACAAACGCAACACACAAAACAAACTACATCCACAGAACAAGTTAACTTAGGTAAAGAAAATACGATGGCAGTTGCTTGGTATCAAAATTCTGCTGAGGCTAAAGCATTATATTTACAAGGGTATAATAGTGCTAAAGTTCAACTTGATAAAGAAATTAAAAAGAATAAAGGCAAACATAAATTAGCAATTGCATTAGATTTGGATGAAACGGTATTAGACAATTCACCATTCCAAGGCTATGCTTCAGTACATAACAAAGCTTTTCCAGCAGGATGGCATGAATGGGTTCAATCTGCTCAAGCTAAACCCGTTTATGGTGCTAAAGAGTTCTTAAAATATGCCGATGATAAAGGTGTAGACATTTATTACATTTCAGATAGAGACAAAGATAAAGACTTAAAAGCGACACAACGTAATTTGAAAAAAGAAGGTATTCCTCAAGCTAAAAAAAGTCATATTTTACTAAAAGGTAAAGATGATAAGAGTAAAGAACCTCGTAGACAGCAAGTTGAGAAACATCATAAACTTGTGATGCTATTTGGTGATAACTTATTAGATTTCACAGATCCTAAAGAAGCGACGGCACAATCTCGTGAAGACTTGATTAACAAACATAAAGATGACTTTGGTAAAAAATACATTATTTTCCCTAATCCAATGTACGGTAGTTGGGAATCTACAATTTATAACAATAATAGTAAACTAACAGATCAACAAAAAGATAAATTGAGAACACAATCTATTAAGCAATTTGATCCTGAAACTGGTAAAGTTAAATAA
- a CDS encoding ABC transporter ATP-binding protein, which yields MLQFEDVTKSFKDGNKTIEAVKSTNFNIDEGDIVALVGPSGSGKSTFLTMAGALQTPTTGRILINQQDITTMRQKQLAKVRMSDIGFILQATNLVPFLTVKQQFTLLKKKKNNVMSDEDYHQLMTQLGLAELGNKLPSELSGGQRQRVAIAKALYTNPSIILADEPTASLDTENAIEVVKILRDQAKKRNKACIIVTHDERLKEYCDKSYHMQDGQLQLEQ from the coding sequence ATGTTGCAATTTGAAGATGTGACAAAATCTTTTAAAGATGGTAACAAAACAATTGAAGCGGTTAAATCAACAAACTTTAATATTGATGAAGGTGACATAGTTGCATTGGTTGGTCCATCAGGTTCAGGTAAAAGTACCTTTCTAACTATGGCGGGTGCTTTACAAACACCGACAACTGGACGTATTTTGATTAATCAACAAGATATTACAACAATGCGTCAAAAGCAGTTGGCAAAAGTGAGAATGTCTGATATTGGCTTTATTTTACAAGCGACGAATTTAGTGCCGTTTTTAACTGTTAAACAGCAATTTACATTACTAAAGAAAAAGAAGAACAATGTTATGAGTGACGAAGATTATCATCAGTTAATGACGCAACTAGGCTTAGCAGAATTGGGGAACAAATTACCATCTGAATTATCTGGAGGACAAAGACAGCGAGTGGCAATTGCTAAAGCACTTTATACTAATCCATCGATTATATTAGCGGATGAACCAACCGCATCATTAGATACTGAAAATGCCATTGAAGTTGTGAAAATTTTACGAGATCAAGCTAAAAAGAGAAATAAAGCGTGCATTATTGTGACACATGATGAACGATTAAAGGAATATTGTGATAAGTCTTACCATATGCAAGATGGACAATTACAATTAGAACAATAA
- the istA gene encoding IS21 family transposase → MKLSLDINTDYEVTTLSDLPKLKIVMESLNMKINKSEIARQMNVDRRTIDKYLNGFKPSVNRKKQSKIDPYYDLIKELLSEECEQKFFYKRVLWQYLKDNHGLNCAYSTFRTYIRKHDLFNNYFKKRRQKSTPVGTTRFETKPGCQAQFDWKEDIRFKTKDHQEVSLNIGVLLLSYSRFKIMQVTMSKSLDVLLNLMVQAFESIEGVPEELVTDNMKTVMSQPRTETFSGQVNPKFKQFADDFNFKVKPCIAGRPRTKGKVESIMKILDEIHAYQGQLYLHEIPQFIDELNDRLNYSVHNGTGKIPIIEVKKEKSFLQPLPNVHVRNSYKVEHKYLKVNRSNMITYRSNQYSVPAEYYGKTVEVQVYDQRLFVYYNTKLIVEHPITHHKLNYQQQHYLETLAVSYGDHDDINQLALDNLKTIGEMYDE, encoded by the coding sequence ATGAAATTATCTTTAGATATAAATACAGATTATGAAGTTACAACTCTTTCAGATTTACCAAAATTAAAAATTGTTATGGAGAGCTTAAACATGAAAATTAATAAAAGTGAAATCGCAAGACAAATGAATGTAGATCGAAGAACAATAGATAAATATTTAAATGGCTTTAAACCTTCGGTTAATCGAAAAAAACAATCTAAAATTGATCCCTATTATGATTTAATAAAAGAATTGTTGTCTGAAGAATGTGAACAGAAATTCTTTTATAAACGCGTGTTATGGCAATACCTTAAAGATAATCATGGTCTAAATTGTGCGTATTCCACATTTAGAACATATATAAGAAAACATGATTTATTCAATAATTATTTTAAAAAAAGACGACAAAAGTCAACGCCTGTTGGAACAACTAGATTTGAAACAAAACCAGGTTGCCAAGCTCAATTTGATTGGAAGGAAGATATAAGATTTAAAACGAAGGATCATCAAGAGGTATCTTTAAATATTGGTGTTTTACTCCTGTCATATTCACGCTTCAAAATTATGCAAGTTACGATGAGTAAATCATTAGATGTATTACTTAATTTAATGGTTCAAGCTTTTGAATCTATTGAAGGTGTTCCAGAGGAACTTGTTACAGATAATATGAAAACAGTGATGAGTCAACCTAGGACTGAAACGTTTAGTGGACAAGTTAATCCTAAATTCAAACAATTCGCTGATGATTTTAATTTTAAAGTGAAGCCGTGTATAGCTGGTCGTCCTAGAACGAAAGGTAAAGTTGAATCCATTATGAAAATATTAGATGAAATTCATGCCTATCAAGGACAATTATACTTACATGAAATTCCACAATTTATTGACGAATTAAATGATCGTTTGAATTACTCAGTGCATAATGGGACAGGAAAAATACCAATTATTGAAGTAAAAAAAGAAAAGAGCTTCTTACAGCCATTACCCAATGTCCATGTAAGAAACTCATATAAAGTAGAACATAAATATTTGAAAGTCAATCGTTCGAATATGATTACATATCGCTCCAATCAGTACTCAGTTCCTGCTGAATACTATGGAAAAACGGTTGAAGTTCAAGTTTATGATCAACGTTTGTTTGTTTATTATAACACCAAATTAATCGTTGAGCATCCTATTACCCATCATAAATTAAATTATCAGCAACAACACTATTTAGAAACGCTAGCTGTCTCCTATGGAGACCATGATGATATTAATCAGCTGGCCTTAGATAATTTAAAAACGATAGGAGAGATGTATGATGAATAA
- a CDS encoding ABC transporter permease, translated as MFLAWNEIRHNKLKFGLIIGVLTMISYLLFLLSGLANGLINMNKEGIDKWNADAIVLNKDANQTVQQSIFNNKDVKDKYQQQTPLKQTGEIISNGHQEENVLVFGVTAKSFLVPKLIEGHKATNSNDVVADQTLKDKGFKVGDKLTLSQSDETLHIVGFSESAKYNASPVIFTNNDTIQKINPMLAKDKVNAVVVRDKHWKDKTLNHNLEAVSINDFIENLPGYKPQNLTLNFMISFLFVISATVIGIFLYVITLQKTSLFGILKAQGFTNGYLAKVVLSQTVILAVFGTIIGLVLTAITGAFLPDAVPVKFDVMTLVIFALVLIVVSMIGSLFSVLTIRKIDPLKAIG; from the coding sequence ATGTTTTTAGCTTGGAATGAAATTCGGCATAATAAATTAAAATTTGGGCTTATTATTGGTGTCTTAACAATGATTAGTTACTTATTATTTCTATTATCAGGGCTAGCCAATGGCCTGATTAATATGAATAAAGAAGGTATAGATAAATGGAATGCTGATGCCATTGTCTTAAATAAAGACGCTAACCAAACTGTACAACAGTCAATTTTTAACAATAAAGATGTTAAAGATAAATATCAGCAACAAACACCTCTAAAACAAACAGGAGAAATTATTTCTAATGGACATCAAGAAGAAAATGTCTTGGTATTTGGGGTAACAGCTAAGTCATTCTTAGTACCTAAATTAATTGAAGGTCATAAAGCAACTAACTCGAATGATGTTGTTGCAGATCAAACACTTAAGGACAAAGGATTTAAAGTAGGAGATAAATTAACGTTGTCTCAGTCAGATGAAACGCTACATATTGTAGGCTTTTCAGAGAGCGCGAAATATAATGCATCTCCAGTTATTTTCACTAATAATGACACCATTCAAAAAATTAATCCAATGTTAGCTAAAGATAAAGTCAATGCAGTTGTTGTTCGAGATAAACATTGGAAAGATAAAACGTTGAATCATAATTTAGAAGCAGTGAGTATTAATGATTTTATTGAAAATTTACCAGGTTACAAACCTCAAAATTTAACACTTAACTTTATGATTTCATTCTTGTTTGTGATTTCAGCAACTGTCATTGGTATCTTTTTATACGTCATTACATTACAAAAAACGAGTTTATTTGGTATTTTGAAAGCACAAGGATTTACAAATGGTTATTTAGCCAAAGTGGTTTTATCACAAACTGTCATTTTAGCAGTATTTGGTACGATAATTGGTCTTGTCTTAACTGCGATAACTGGTGCATTTTTACCAGATGCTGTACCTGTCAAATTTGATGTCATGACACTTGTTATTTTTGCGCTTGTGTTAATCGTCGTATCAATGATAGGCAGTTTATTCTCAGTGTTAACTATAAGAAAAATAGATCCATTAAAAGCTATAGGATAG
- the istB gene encoding IS21-like element helper ATPase IstB — MNNITNYQRLKDNLSYLKMNQMITHLDEVIDFSITNDLSFIDTLIKLSDYEIAVKEKNMIESMVKVAAFPFKKELCDFDFSFQPNVNKQEIVDFTHLRFIENHQNIVFLGPSGVGKTHLATSIGMSAAKKRVSTYFIKCHDLIQNLKKSQLENRLENRLKHYSKYKLLIIDEIGYLPIDSEDAKLFFQLIDLRYEKKSTIFTTNINFNLWNEIFEDPKIANAILDRILHHSNVIKITGKSYRLKDHFVKVEKTE; from the coding sequence ATGAATAATATTACTAACTACCAACGTTTAAAAGATAATCTGTCATATCTAAAAATGAATCAAATGATTACTCATTTAGATGAAGTGATAGATTTTAGTATCACTAACGATTTATCATTTATTGATACTTTAATTAAATTGAGTGATTATGAAATCGCAGTTAAAGAAAAGAATATGATTGAATCAATGGTTAAGGTAGCAGCATTCCCTTTTAAAAAGGAACTGTGCGACTTTGACTTTTCATTCCAACCTAACGTCAATAAACAAGAAATCGTAGATTTTACTCATTTACGATTTATAGAAAACCATCAGAATATTGTCTTTTTAGGTCCAAGTGGTGTAGGTAAAACCCATTTAGCTACATCAATTGGTATGTCAGCAGCGAAAAAAAGAGTAAGTACGTATTTCATTAAATGTCATGATTTAATACAAAATTTGAAAAAATCTCAATTAGAGAATCGGTTAGAAAATAGACTCAAGCACTATAGTAAATATAAATTACTAATTATTGATGAAATAGGCTATTTACCTATTGATAGTGAAGATGCCAAACTCTTTTTCCAACTGATTGATTTAAGATATGAGAAGAAAAGTACCATTTTTACTACAAATATTAATTTCAATTTATGGAATGAAATATTTGAAGACCCTAAAATAGCTAATGCCATTTTAGATCGCATATTACATCACTCAAATGTCATAAAAATAACTGGGAAGTCTTATCGGTTAAAAGACCATTTTGTGAAAGTTGAAAAGACAGAATGA
- a CDS encoding carbohydrate kinase, whose protein sequence is MNTTEKEILKRIKDNPFISQRELAEAIGLSRPTVANIISGLIQKEYVMGKAYVLNEDYPIVCIGAANVDRKFYVHKELVAETSNPVTSTRSVGGVARNIAENLGRLGETVAFLSASGQDSEWDMVKRLSSPFMNMDHVQQFENASTGSYTALINKQGDMAYGLADMEVFDHITPEFLIKRTHLLKKAKCIIVDLNLSKDALDFLCAYTAKHDINLVITTVSSPKMKNMPDSLHAIDWIITNKDETETFLNVDIDNTDDLKEAAKKWNDLGVSNVIITNGVKELIYRSDKEEIIKSVTPSTNVKDVTGAGDSFCAAVVYSWLNGMSTEDILIAGMVNSSKTIETEYTVRQNLDQQQLYHDMEEYKNDTITTIH, encoded by the coding sequence ATGAATACAACCGAAAAGGAAATACTAAAACGAATTAAAGATAATCCATTTATATCACAAAGAGAATTAGCTGAAGCGATTGGATTATCACGACCAACTGTCGCAAATATTATTTCTGGGCTCATACAAAAAGAGTATGTGATGGGCAAAGCTTATGTATTAAATGAAGATTATCCTATTGTTTGTATTGGTGCTGCTAATGTAGATAGAAAATTTTATGTACATAAAGAATTGGTTGCCGAAACATCGAATCCTGTGACATCAACAAGATCAGTTGGTGGTGTTGCAAGAAATATTGCTGAAAATCTTGGACGTTTAGGTGAAACAGTCGCCTTCTTATCAGCCAGTGGTCAAGATAGTGAATGGGATATGGTTAAGCGTTTATCAAGTCCATTCATGAATATGGATCATGTACAACAATTTGAAAATGCAAGTACAGGGTCTTACACGGCACTGATTAACAAGCAAGGAGACATGGCTTATGGCTTGGCAGATATGGAAGTGTTTGATCATATCACACCAGAATTTTTAATTAAGCGTACGCATTTATTAAAAAAAGCTAAATGCATTATTGTAGATTTGAATTTATCTAAAGACGCACTAGATTTTTTATGTGCTTACACAGCAAAACATGACATTAATCTTGTAATTACGACAGTTTCATCACCGAAAATGAAAAATATGCCTGATTCATTACATGCTATTGATTGGATTATTACGAATAAAGATGAAACAGAAACATTTTTGAATGTTGATATTGATAATACGGATGACTTAAAAGAAGCTGCTAAAAAATGGAATGATTTAGGAGTAAGCAATGTCATCATTACTAATGGTGTGAAAGAACTTATTTATAGAAGTGACAAAGAAGAAATTATTAAATCAGTAACACCGTCTACAAATGTCAAAGATGTTACTGGTGCAGGCGATTCGTTCTGTGCAGCGGTAGTCTATAGTTGGCTTAATGGTATGTCTACTGAAGATATATTAATAGCTGGTATGGTCAATTCCAGTAAAACAATAGAGACGGAATATACCGTACGCCAAAATTTAGATCAACAACAACTTTATCATGATATGGAGGAGTATAAAAATGACACAATTACAACAATACATTGA
- a CDS encoding PTS sugar transporter subunit IIC — MFTLFTYKAPNGMRAMGALANAAIATFLVEAFNKYVGGEVFGIKFLADLGDAAGGLGGVAAAGLTALAIGVSPVYALVIAASCGGLDLLPGFFAGYIVGYIMKYSEKYVPDGVDLIGSIVLLAPLARLIAVLLTPVVNNTLIRIGDIIQSSTDTNPIIMGIILGGIITVVGTAPLSSMALTALLGLTGIPMAVGSMAAFSSAFMNGTLFHRLKLGDRKSTISVSIEPLSQADIVSANPIPIYITNFFGGAIAGLIIALSGLINDATGTATPIAGFLVMFGFNNPTTIVLYGIAMAVVGTLSGYIGSLAFKNYPIVTKQDMINRGATDA; from the coding sequence ATTTTTACGTTATTTACATATAAAGCACCCAATGGTATGCGTGCAATGGGTGCTTTAGCTAATGCTGCAATTGCCACTTTTTTAGTAGAGGCTTTTAATAAATATGTTGGTGGAGAAGTCTTTGGTATTAAATTTTTAGCAGACTTAGGGGATGCTGCCGGAGGTCTTGGTGGTGTTGCGGCAGCCGGGTTAACTGCACTTGCCATAGGTGTTTCACCAGTATATGCCTTAGTCATTGCAGCATCTTGTGGTGGTCTTGATTTATTACCAGGATTCTTTGCCGGTTATATTGTTGGTTACATTATGAAGTATAGTGAAAAATATGTGCCAGATGGTGTTGATTTAATTGGTTCAATCGTACTACTAGCACCATTAGCACGATTAATAGCAGTATTATTGACGCCTGTTGTTAATAATACTTTAATTCGTATTGGTGATATTATTCAAAGTAGTACAGATACGAACCCGATTATCATGGGTATTATTTTAGGTGGTATCATTACCGTTGTAGGTACAGCACCATTAAGTTCAATGGCGTTGACCGCGTTACTTGGATTAACGGGTATTCCAATGGCAGTTGGTTCAATGGCAGCATTTAGTTCTGCCTTTATGAATGGTACATTATTCCACAGATTAAAATTAGGAGATCGTAAATCAACTATTTCAGTAAGTATTGAACCATTGTCGCAAGCAGATATTGTATCTGCGAATCCTATACCTATTTATATTACTAACTTTTTTGGAGGCGCGATTGCCGGTTTAATTATTGCGTTATCCGGTCTAATAAATGATGCAACAGGTACAGCTACACCGATTGCTGGTTTCTTAGTCATGTTTGGATTTAATAATCCAACAACGATTGTTCTTTATGGCATTGCTATGGCCGTTGTTGGTACATTGTCAGGCTATATTGGCTCACTAGCCTTTAAAAATTATCCAATTGTGACCAAACAAGATATGATTAACCGTGGTGCTACAGATGCATAA